DNA sequence from the Pseudanabaena sp. BC1403 genome:
CCTTGCCTGAAGATCTTACTTATACGGTAATTTCTAATGTGGTATCTCGCAATCCAAAACTACTGCGGCAAATGCCCAACGAATATGCGAAGTCAATTCGCAATTATTATTTACAAGTCCCTGCGAATTTAGCACCTGAAGTTCGGAATGCGGCTCTAGATATCGTTTCTACTGCCAAAGATCCTAATGGCAAGCCAATCTCTCTAGATAATGTCTACGATGTTGTGGTACAAATCGCCCAAAGCATCAAGCAAAACTACGCGATTAAACCGCTAAAGTTTGATGAGTCTAAGGGCGATCTCGTATCACAGTTTATTGAGCAAGGCGGCGGTGAAGAAAGTCATTTTGTCTCAACCATGGCGGTAATGTTGCGATCACTAGGCATTCCTACCCGCTATGTGGTTGGTTTTGCCCCTGGCAAATTCAACCCATTTACAGGACTATATGAGGTTCAGAACATTGATACACAGTCAATGGTAGAAGTTTTCTTCCCTGCCTATGGCTGGGTTGCCTTTGATCCCGTGCCAAATCGTCCTCTGTTTCCGCCATCGATTGAGGAAAATCGGACATTTGGCGTGATGCAGACCTTTTGGAATTGGATTGCTCAATTTTTGCCGAGTCCAGTTAACAAATTTTTTGAATCGCTATTTGAAAGTATTAGTAAGTTTGTGGGCGGTTTGGTGAATTGGCTGATTGAAATGGGCTGGATCGGGATTGGTTTTGGCTTAGCGATCGCCTTTGGCATCGGTATTGGTGGCTGGGCATTGTGGCAATTTGCGATTTGGTGGTGGCAATTGCAACGCTTGCAAAAAATGCCAATCCCGCAGCGCACCTATCAACAAATGCTGCAATGGCTATCGGAACAAGGTAAGCCTAAATCTTCTTACCAAACCCCTCAAGAATATGTAGCTAGTCTTGGCGATCGCGTCTCCGAGAACCAAGCCTCTGCGATCGCCAAAATTACACAGATTTATCAAGATTGGCGCTATGGAGATCGGGCGATCAGCTATAACCTAGCTACAGAGCTAAAAATGTTGCTCAAGCAATTAAAAATCAAAAGATAAAGTGGCGGCTCTTCGCGCCGCCACTTTATCTTTTGATTATGAAGATTTGTGATTTTATTACAAATTCTTGGCGGATTCACCGCTTTTGGTAGACTAGATGGCGAATATATTAAATTTTTTATTTTAATTATGAGTGTAGTTAGTCAAGTTTTAGAAAGAGCCGACGAAGAACTCCGCTATCCCAGCATTTCTGAGTTGCAAAGTGTGCAAAACTTTCTCGCCACTGGCGCTCAAAGGGTGCGAATTGCCACAGTATTGGCAGAAAGCGAAGATAAAATCGTCAAAAAAGCCACCACAGAACTATTTAGAATTCATCCTGATTACATCTCTCCAGGCGGAAATGCCTATGGTCAAAAGCAACGCAGCCAGTGCCTGAGAGATTTCACATGGTACATCCGCCTCACAACCTACGGAGTATTGGCAGGCGATAAGGAGCCCATCGAAAAAATCGGCATCATCGGTGTCCGCGAAATGTACAGCTCCCTTGGTGTTCCTTTGGTAGGTATGGCTGATGCAGTGCGCTGCCTCAAGAATGCATCTCTAGCATTACTCAGCAAAGATGATGCTGCTACCACTGAGCCTTACTTTGATTACATCATTCAAGCAATGTCTTAATTCTTTGATTTATCCAAACAACAAAAGCCTCGCAATGCGAGGCTTTTGTTGTTTGGATGCTATGTAGGATGGGTTAGCGATCGCGTAACCCATAATTTTTGCCTAATTGATGCGTTATCCCAATTCACAAAAGTGAGACAACACTTCTGTGAATTAAAAACCAAACCCTGTAAGGGTTTTAAAAACATAAAATGGCGTAGCCATTTTGTGTTTTGGTATTACGTTGCACTAACCCATCCTACAAAACTTAAGTCTTCCTACTTATAATTGATGATAGTTATTGAAGTTAAAATCTATGACACTAACAATTGCAGTTGAAGCTGCACCCTTAGAGACTGATTTTGATGGTGTTGTCCGAGTTGGCAAAACCCGCATAACCCTAGATACGGTTGTTACAGCTTTTCTTGAAGGTGCAACAGTAGAGGAAATTGGGGCGCAGTACACATCCCTTGAGCTTTCTGATATTTATTCAGCTATTGGCTATTACTTAAAACATAAAGTTGAAGTTGATGCATATCTTGTGGAACGTCAACTAAAATCCTCGTTGATTCGTCAGGAAGTAGAGCAGCGTTTTAATCCAGTGGGGATACGTGCGCGGTTATTGGCTAGACGAGATGGGCACAGTTAATTGAGCATGACGCGATTTCTTGCTGATGAGAATTTCAATAATCACATTGTGCGTGGTGTTTTGCAGCAAAGCCGTGATGTTGATATTGTGCGCGTTCAAGATGTCGGCTTATCAGGAAAAGATGACCCGACTGTTTTAGAGTGGGCTGCACAGAATGGGCGGGTTCTCTTAACTCATGATGTTGCAACAATGATCACCTTTGCTTACAACCGAATTGAAGCAGGATTAACTATGACTGGGTTGTTTGAAGTGAGTCGTCGAGTTGCAGTAGGTTTAGCGATCGAGGAAATCATACTCATTGCTGAGTGTAGTCTTGAGGACGAGTGGGAAGGGCAAGTCAGGTTTCTTCCTCTACGATAATGTAATACCTAAGGACAAAATGGCTACGCCATTTTGTCCTTTTAAAACCCTTACTGGGCTTGGTTTTTAATTCACGAAAGTGTTGACACACTTTTGTGAATTGGTATAAATGTAAATTATAGTATTAGCCTAAAAATTATGCTAAAACTTCATGTCTGTGGGATTCTAAAAATTCGCGAATTCGTTTGATTTGAAACTCGCGAGCATAGTCTAGTACTTGATTTGCAAATGGACTAAAAGTGGAATCAGTTTCTTGTAGAAGTACCACTTCATCTTGAATCGCGATAATATCCCCCATCCGCGCAAGTTGCAGCAATCTCTCGACCGTAAAGCTTGGCGGCGCAATCATAGGTTGCCCGATCGCATCGATCTTGACATTGCTAATACTGATGTCAGTATCGTCGTAGATATTGCTATCATCATATTCCCATTCCAAATTGAGTAGCGATCGCATTGTATAAAACAAAGTATCAGGATCAATTGGCTTCGAGATGAAATCATTACATCCTACAGCAATACTAAGACTACGATCTTGATTGAACGCACTGGCGGAAACCATGACGATCGCTGTTTTCTGAAACATTGGTAACTGGCGTAACTGCTTTGTCGTTTCATGTCCATCCAGTTGTGGCATGACCATGTCCAATAAGATCAAATCTGGCTTAAAGCTTTGGGCTTGAGTGAGACAATCATAGCCATTGATTGCTTCGGCAACAATGAAGCCGAGTGGCGTGAGTAAATCATTTAATACCATGCGGTTTTCGGTCTTGTCATCGACAACCAAAATTTTGCGTCGATCTCCCAAGTAACCTGCGATCGTCCGACTATCGATCAATATCGGTTGAACATGATTAGGAACTTCAGTTAACTCAATTTCAAACCAGAAAGTACTGCCTTCATTTAATCTACTCTCCACATGCAGTTGTCCTCCCATCATCTCCACAATCTTTTGACAGATCGGCAAACCTAAACCTGTACCAGAGTAGCGACGAGCGCGATCGCCTGCCTGCTGAAATGGCAAAAAGATATCTTCTAATCTGTCAGGATCAATGCCCACACCTGTATCCACGATCTCAAATCGAACTTTGTAGTTGTTGTTCGGTTCACAGGGCTGAACATTTACGATCAGAGATACACTGCCGCGATCGGTAAACTTCACAGCATTTCCAAACAAATTAATCAGTACTTGGCGCAAACGCTTTTCATCACCATACATAGTGGTAGGTAATGTGGTCAGAGGTTGATAGATTAACTCAACATCCTTAGCACGTACTTGCAATTGAAAAATATCTGTAATGCTCTGCAACAACTTAGGAAGCTCAAATTCACTAAGATTGAGTTCTAGCTTTTTAGCTTCAATTTTAGAAAGATCGAGAATATCATTGAGTAAAGTCAGTAAATGTTCGCCACTACGCTGAATAATTTCTAAGCCTGCTTTATGCTTGTCGGGGTCATAGCTCCGCTTGAGGATTTGAGCATAGCCAAGGATACCGTTTAAGGGAGTGCGTAACTCATGACTCATGTTTGCGAGGAATTCACTCTTGGCTCGGTTGGCAGTATCGGCAACTTCTTTGGCAGATTGCAGTTCCTTTTCGGCTTGTTTGCGATCGGTGATATCTGTACCTACCGATAGAATTTCGATTAACTTTCCTTGGTCGTCATAAATCGGCTTATTTGACCAAGTTACCCATACATGCCGCCCATCTTTGCAAATATTCTCATTCTCATTGAGTTGATATTTTTCAGGAGCACAGCATATTTCGGCAATCATGTTGCGGAGATCTTCTCCTGATACATCTTTCGATGAGACAACTGTATCTAATACATAGGAACCAATGATATCTTCTAATTGATATCCAAAAAACCTCAATCCATAATCATTCAAGAAACAAATTCGACCTTGGGTATCCCATCGAAGAATGATGCAGTTTGCTGATTCCACTAGATCGCGATATTTCTTTTCACTCTCTTTAATATTTTCTTCGATAATTTTGCGATCGCTAATATCTTTG
Encoded proteins:
- the apcD gene encoding allophycocyanin subunit alpha-B, yielding MSVVSQVLERADEELRYPSISELQSVQNFLATGAQRVRIATVLAESEDKIVKKATTELFRIHPDYISPGGNAYGQKQRSQCLRDFTWYIRLTTYGVLAGDKEPIEKIGIIGVREMYSSLGVPLVGMADAVRCLKNASLALLSKDDAATTEPYFDYIIQAMS
- a CDS encoding DUF433 domain-containing protein, producing the protein MTLTIAVEAAPLETDFDGVVRVGKTRITLDTVVTAFLEGATVEEIGAQYTSLELSDIYSAIGYYLKHKVEVDAYLVERQLKSSLIRQEVEQRFNPVGIRARLLARRDGHS
- a CDS encoding DUF5615 family PIN-like protein; the protein is MTRFLADENFNNHIVRGVLQQSRDVDIVRVQDVGLSGKDDPTVLEWAAQNGRVLLTHDVATMITFAYNRIEAGLTMTGLFEVSRRVAVGLAIEEIILIAECSLEDEWEGQVRFLPLR
- a CDS encoding PAS domain S-box protein, producing MTIPPINHPSTNVLDTVSAGFIPTQTNHCKCKGFKIPLSLLITVPFLLNTFGIVGLIGWLSFRNGHNAILLLANQFHRKVTEQVQDRLHSYLELPYTLNQLNANSIELGQIEPNNDEIRVQAHFWKQLQNFPRISNIYVATVSGKYCGVRRIKDRFAIENTYSTFMTDNFGRPQTLLMAKNSFNLSERPWYKTVVETRQSIWTEVYTDSMAEEPAITAIRPIYQENGELQGVLGVSMLLGDINQFLENTKVSSHGQTFIVEPSGKLVATSNSDVEISSQENKSERIFATQSQDKLTRTVAEWLKSQPVSNNNEIQQSMIKYEGETYFVQVGELKNDSGLSGLNWRIVVAVPASDFMLQIKENSMSTAMLCLIALGLNAILGIIAARRISRPITQLSQASQSIANGNLDQKVEDSCAIEELAILANSFNQMSRQMKRSHTRLEEYSQLLVQKVDERTYALQQEILEHEFTEAALRESEEKFAKAFRSSPDGMALLSNDTYKHIDVNNKWSEITGYSREEAIGAAPSDLNLWVDLEERDRMLGILGSEGRVFNYEANFVTKEGKRFTGLISSETIEFGGNVFAIYAVKDISDRKIIEENIKESEKKYRDLVESANCIILRWDTQGRICFLNDYGLRFFGYQLEDIIGSYVLDTVVSSKDVSGEDLRNMIAEICCAPEKYQLNENENICKDGRHVWVTWSNKPIYDDQGKLIEILSVGTDITDRKQAEKELQSAKEVADTANRAKSEFLANMSHELRTPLNGILGYAQILKRSYDPDKHKAGLEIIQRSGEHLLTLLNDILDLSKIEAKKLELNLSEFELPKLLQSITDIFQLQVRAKDVELIYQPLTTLPTTMYGDEKRLRQVLINLFGNAVKFTDRGSVSLIVNVQPCEPNNNYKVRFEIVDTGVGIDPDRLEDIFLPFQQAGDRARRYSGTGLGLPICQKIVEMMGGQLHVESRLNEGSTFWFEIELTEVPNHVQPILIDSRTIAGYLGDRRKILVVDDKTENRMVLNDLLTPLGFIVAEAINGYDCLTQAQSFKPDLILLDMVMPQLDGHETTKQLRQLPMFQKTAIVMVSASAFNQDRSLSIAVGCNDFISKPIDPDTLFYTMRSLLNLEWEYDDSNIYDDTDISISNVKIDAIGQPMIAPPSFTVERLLQLARMGDIIAIQDEVVLLQETDSTFSPFANQVLDYAREFQIKRIREFLESHRHEVLA